The following are encoded in a window of Halorarum salinum genomic DNA:
- a CDS encoding ABC transporter ATP-binding protein, with protein MLEVDDVTKQFGGLVAVDDVDFEIGEGEIVGLIGPNGAGKTTLFNTITGIFDPEPGGVVEFDGRNLVELDTHEIARLGVIRTFQIVRVFDEMTVLENAAAGAIFGSEESVSRSEARERGREVLEFIGLADKADVEAGALPIARKKQLELARALAAEPKLVLLDEIASGLTPGEIETLTDTIRRIRDERGVSVFWIEHIMDAIMGVADRIIVLNSGEKIAEDTPAGIRENEAVVEAYLGEEA; from the coding sequence ATGCTGGAAGTTGATGACGTTACGAAACAGTTCGGCGGGCTGGTCGCCGTCGACGACGTCGATTTCGAGATCGGGGAGGGCGAGATCGTCGGCCTGATCGGGCCCAACGGCGCGGGCAAGACGACGCTGTTCAACACGATCACGGGCATCTTCGACCCCGAACCCGGCGGCGTCGTGGAGTTTGACGGGCGGAACCTGGTCGAGCTGGACACACACGAGATCGCTCGACTCGGGGTGATCCGGACGTTCCAGATCGTCCGCGTCTTCGACGAGATGACCGTGCTCGAGAACGCCGCGGCCGGCGCCATCTTCGGCTCCGAGGAGTCCGTCTCCCGGTCGGAGGCGCGCGAGCGCGGCCGGGAGGTCCTCGAGTTCATCGGGCTCGCAGACAAGGCGGACGTGGAGGCCGGCGCGCTCCCCATCGCCCGGAAGAAACAGCTGGAACTCGCCAGGGCGCTCGCCGCCGAACCCAAGCTCGTCCTGCTCGACGAGATCGCGAGCGGGCTCACGCCGGGGGAGATCGAGACGCTCACCGACACCATCCGGCGCATCCGCGACGAGCGCGGCGTCTCGGTGTTCTGGATCGAGCACATCATGGACGCCATCATGGGCGTGGCCGACCGGATCATCGTGTTGAACAGCGGGGAGAAGATCGCCGAGGACACCCCGGCCGGGATCAGGGAGAACGAGGCCGTCGTCGAGGCCTACCTGGGTGAGGAAGCATGA
- a CDS encoding substrate-binding domain-containing protein produces the protein MSYTDRRSFLKASGSVAAAGILAGCSEGGNGGGNGGSSGPITVAALEPLSGPFSAWAGVHRAGLQFAVDEVNADGGVLDRELELDVTDTGSDPAEADSAFRRSVEQNGAIVSTGAVSSDVGLRVAQTAAELEVPHFLHMSGTDDVITQDTQYVFRVGLLPASTYIRAQATAFSDAGYSSLGAIVGDYAWGRSAESAIEEYFDADVNVQVAPLGADDFKSYIRQMPDDLEMLIASGHPPGSATIANQVYELGYTPDVVSGASTPPQLLSGVLSDDALEGYVHVHQSDPYTDQFVDAAEGFGEENDAQFNTHTAYGYMTGKMLAAAIEEAGEADPAALAEATRNIQFETLSPEPMQYSQYGELDQAVVTYSRILQEAPSYYSDGEYSYEELFRSDPVPAREPGQ, from the coding sequence ATGTCCTACACAGACAGGAGATCGTTCCTCAAGGCGAGCGGTAGCGTGGCGGCGGCCGGCATCCTGGCAGGGTGTTCCGAGGGCGGCAACGGCGGCGGAAACGGCGGCTCCTCGGGACCGATCACCGTTGCCGCGCTCGAGCCGCTCTCCGGGCCGTTCTCCGCCTGGGCCGGGGTCCACCGAGCGGGCCTCCAGTTCGCCGTCGACGAGGTCAACGCCGACGGCGGCGTGCTCGACCGGGAACTCGAACTCGACGTGACCGACACCGGGTCCGACCCGGCGGAGGCCGACTCCGCGTTCAGGCGGTCGGTCGAACAGAACGGCGCCATCGTCTCGACCGGGGCGGTGTCCTCCGACGTGGGCCTCAGGGTCGCCCAGACCGCGGCGGAGCTGGAGGTTCCCCACTTCCTCCACATGTCCGGTACGGACGACGTCATCACGCAGGACACCCAGTACGTCTTCCGGGTCGGGCTGCTCCCGGCGTCGACGTACATCCGGGCGCAGGCCACCGCCTTCTCGGACGCCGGCTACTCGAGCCTGGGTGCCATCGTCGGCGACTACGCATGGGGCCGATCCGCCGAGTCGGCGATCGAGGAGTACTTCGACGCCGACGTGAACGTCCAGGTCGCGCCCCTCGGCGCGGACGACTTCAAGTCGTACATCCGCCAGATGCCCGACGACCTGGAGATGCTAATCGCGAGCGGCCACCCGCCGGGGTCGGCCACCATCGCCAATCAGGTGTACGAACTCGGCTACACGCCCGACGTCGTCTCCGGGGCGAGCACCCCCCCACAGCTGCTCTCGGGCGTGCTGAGCGACGACGCCCTGGAGGGGTACGTCCACGTCCACCAGTCCGACCCCTACACCGACCAGTTCGTCGACGCCGCCGAAGGCTTCGGCGAGGAGAACGACGCGCAGTTCAACACGCACACGGCGTACGGCTACATGACGGGGAAGATGCTGGCAGCGGCGATCGAGGAGGCCGGCGAGGCCGACCCGGCCGCTCTCGCCGAGGCCACCCGGAACATCCAGTTCGAGACGCTCAGCCCCGAACCGATGCAGTACTCCCAGTACGGCGAACTCGACCAGGCCGTCGTGACCTACAGCAGGATACTGCAGGAGGCGCCGTCGTACTACTCCGACGGCGAGTACAGCTACGAGGAACTGTTCCGGTCCGACCCCGTGCCGGCGCGCGAGCCGGGACAGTAA
- a CDS encoding class I adenylate-forming enzyme family protein — MDVTSMFERSVSRTPDRDAVVDVATGERHTYEELAAEVESVAAGLVDRGIGPGDRVAVSMANRPEHAATFLATQRVGAVAVPFNFRLPADDVDYHLRDSSPSAFVFDDLSREAVERAQSGGGLDCGTRVHVGDDTPSFAEPYGEFRGGSLAGDAPEVGPDDPSVILYTSGTTGDPKGIPISREATVARTLSNSLGQGYYLRETMLGVMPLYHTVGLHGILCSMMAASGTYLCMPEFDPGVAVRTIDAEGVTALHEAPTIFRHMLNADAVEGASLDTVATVAYSGAPMDRTLFEAVDGAFDPERFTNVYGNTETYDPLEFVDLRTVDEPTVVGNSHTFHRTRIVDLDAADPAETVAPGVEGELVVHTDSPASFSGYLNEPEETRKAIVDGWYFTGDAAYEREDGNVVVTGRADDLVISGGENVHPAEVEDVLTAHADVTEVGVVGSPSEEWGEIVKAYVDGDATAEVLDEWCREHDGLADFKRPREYEFVEKIPRNPSGKIMRYRLRQDDG, encoded by the coding sequence ATGGACGTCACCTCGATGTTCGAACGATCCGTCTCCCGGACGCCGGACCGGGACGCCGTCGTCGACGTCGCGACCGGCGAGCGCCACACCTACGAGGAACTGGCAGCGGAGGTCGAGTCGGTCGCCGCCGGACTCGTCGACCGCGGGATCGGGCCCGGCGACCGCGTCGCCGTCAGCATGGCGAACCGGCCGGAGCACGCGGCGACGTTCCTGGCGACCCAGAGGGTGGGGGCGGTCGCGGTCCCGTTCAACTTCCGCCTCCCGGCGGACGACGTCGACTACCACCTCCGGGACTCCTCCCCGTCGGCGTTCGTGTTCGACGACCTCTCGCGGGAGGCGGTCGAACGCGCCCAATCCGGCGGGGGACTCGACTGTGGGACCCGCGTTCACGTCGGGGACGACACCCCGTCCTTCGCCGAACCGTACGGGGAGTTCCGCGGCGGGTCCCTCGCGGGGGACGCCCCCGAGGTCGGACCGGACGACCCGAGCGTGATCCTGTACACGTCGGGGACGACGGGCGACCCCAAGGGCATCCCGATCAGCCGCGAGGCGACCGTCGCGCGCACGCTCAGCAACTCGCTCGGGCAGGGGTACTACCTCCGCGAGACGATGCTCGGGGTGATGCCGCTGTATCACACCGTCGGCCTACACGGGATCCTCTGTTCGATGATGGCGGCGAGCGGGACGTACCTGTGCATGCCGGAGTTCGACCCCGGGGTGGCGGTGCGGACGATCGACGCCGAGGGCGTGACGGCGCTCCACGAGGCGCCCACGATCTTCCGGCACATGCTGAACGCCGACGCGGTCGAGGGGGCCTCCCTGGACACGGTCGCCACGGTCGCGTACTCGGGGGCGCCGATGGACCGGACGCTCTTCGAGGCGGTCGACGGGGCGTTCGACCCGGAGCGGTTCACCAACGTCTACGGCAACACCGAGACGTACGATCCGCTCGAGTTCGTCGACCTGCGGACCGTCGACGAGCCGACGGTCGTGGGGAACAGCCACACGTTCCATCGGACGCGCATCGTCGACCTCGACGCGGCGGATCCGGCGGAGACCGTCGCCCCCGGCGTCGAGGGCGAACTCGTCGTCCACACCGATTCGCCGGCCTCGTTCTCCGGGTACCTGAACGAACCGGAGGAGACGCGGAAGGCGATCGTCGACGGCTGGTACTTCACCGGCGACGCGGCCTACGAGCGGGAGGACGGGAACGTCGTCGTGACGGGGCGGGCGGACGACCTCGTCATCAGCGGCGGCGAGAACGTCCACCCGGCCGAGGTCGAGGACGTGTTGACCGCACACGCGGACGTGACCGAGGTCGGCGTCGTCGGGAGCCCCAGCGAGGAGTGGGGCGAGATCGTGAAAGCCTACGTCGACGGCGACGCCACGGCCGAGGTCCTCGACGAGTGGTGTCGGGAACACGACGGGCTGGCGGACTTCAAACGGCCGCGCGAGTACGAGTTCGTCGAGAAGATTCCACGCAACCCGAGCGGGAAGATCATGCGGTACCGGCTCCGGCAGGACGACGGATGA
- a CDS encoding branched-chain amino acid ABC transporter permease, translating to MVTIGTMVAVAVDGIAFGVFLALLGVGITLVFGLGDVLNLAIGAFSVLAVIFATVMLGRGQGLVVAILVALVAVTALGLLIDRTLLSLVYRSEGEERILLGIFTTLGLVIFIDGAVSNFYPARYTLPLDVGVVPVGGAAVTGSSLVIIAVGVAMLLVLFAFLRRTFVGKATRTVFQDERGAQLVGVNPRRIRTLIFVLSIAVAGLAGIVFAFGSNVSVASGFQFTVYALIVSIVGGVRSLTGAIGAGLLLGIVNEFANFFVGSYVAMIILFGTAIVVLVAKPEVIS from the coding sequence ATGGTAACGATAGGCACGATGGTCGCCGTCGCGGTCGACGGGATCGCGTTCGGCGTATTCCTCGCCCTGCTCGGGGTCGGAATCACGCTCGTGTTCGGGCTCGGCGACGTACTCAACCTGGCCATCGGGGCGTTCTCGGTGCTTGCGGTCATCTTCGCGACCGTGATGCTCGGTCGCGGTCAGGGGCTCGTCGTCGCGATACTCGTCGCGCTCGTCGCGGTGACCGCGCTGGGACTCCTCATCGACCGAACGCTCCTCTCGCTCGTCTATCGGTCGGAGGGGGAAGAACGGATCCTCCTCGGCATCTTCACGACGCTGGGACTGGTGATCTTCATCGACGGCGCCGTGAGCAACTTCTACCCCGCACGGTACACGCTCCCGCTCGACGTCGGCGTGGTTCCGGTCGGGGGCGCCGCGGTCACGGGGAGTTCGCTCGTCATCATCGCCGTGGGGGTCGCGATGCTCCTCGTGCTGTTCGCGTTCCTCCGGCGGACGTTCGTCGGCAAGGCCACGCGCACCGTCTTCCAGGACGAACGCGGGGCGCAACTCGTCGGCGTGAACCCCCGGCGGATTCGCACGCTCATCTTCGTCCTCTCCATCGCGGTGGCGGGTCTGGCCGGAATCGTCTTCGCCTTCGGCTCGAACGTGTCGGTCGCCTCCGGGTTCCAGTTCACCGTGTACGCGCTCATCGTCTCCATCGTGGGGGGAGTGCGCAGCCTCACCGGCGCGATCGGCGCGGGGCTCCTCCTGGGCATCGTGAACGAGTTCGCGAACTTCTTCGTCGGCTCGTACGTCGCGATGATCATCCTGTTCGGGACGGCGATCGTCGTCCTGGTCGCGAAACCTGAGGTGATCTCGTGA
- a CDS encoding enoyl-CoA hydratase/isomerase family protein translates to MSDPDFDAISWSFDEETGIGEVTLDRPEAMNAIDETMQREVIAAFDRFEELDDEADGVAVSAVIVDGAGEKAFSSGLDLREMEGLEDHDERKLIPDLFCEATDAIESYDAPVIASVDGLCLGGGFEFAIACDFRFASEASTFGQPEVNFGLLPGGGAAQRLSTIVGVSRAKELCMTGKKIDAEQALEWGVLTEVRPAEELEDAVREFADTLASKPPLALRGIKDASNMTRQVGYEEALDYGGHIWVTLSRTHDHAEGMEAFAEDRAPEFEGR, encoded by the coding sequence ATGTCCGACCCGGATTTCGACGCCATCTCGTGGAGCTTCGACGAGGAGACCGGCATCGGCGAGGTCACGCTCGATCGCCCGGAGGCGATGAACGCGATCGACGAGACGATGCAGCGCGAGGTCATCGCCGCCTTCGACCGCTTCGAGGAACTCGACGACGAGGCCGACGGGGTCGCCGTCAGCGCGGTGATCGTGGACGGTGCCGGCGAGAAGGCGTTCAGCAGCGGCCTCGACCTCCGCGAGATGGAGGGGCTCGAGGACCACGACGAGCGGAAGCTGATCCCCGACCTCTTCTGCGAGGCGACCGACGCGATCGAGTCGTACGACGCGCCGGTGATCGCGAGCGTCGACGGCCTCTGTCTCGGCGGGGGGTTCGAGTTCGCCATCGCCTGCGACTTCCGCTTCGCGAGCGAGGCCAGCACGTTCGGCCAGCCGGAGGTCAACTTCGGCCTGCTCCCCGGCGGCGGCGCCGCCCAGCGGCTCTCGACGATCGTCGGCGTGAGCCGGGCGAAGGAGCTGTGCATGACCGGGAAGAAGATCGACGCGGAGCAGGCCCTCGAGTGGGGGGTGCTCACCGAGGTCCGGCCGGCCGAGGAGCTCGAGGACGCGGTTCGGGAGTTCGCTGACACCCTCGCGAGCAAGCCGCCGCTCGCGCTCCGCGGCATCAAGGACGCGTCCAACATGACCCGACAGGTCGGCTACGAGGAGGCGCTCGACTACGGCGGCCACATCTGGGTCACCCTCTCCCGGACCCACGACCACGCGGAGGGGATGGAGGCGTTCGCGGAGGACCGGGCGCCCGAGTTCGAGGGTCGATAG
- a CDS encoding acyl-CoA thioesterase: MGELLRHKVRFGELSYGPLLHNATFFDLLIEATEELSYELGYTVEEIVEAGGVPYAPVAIHADVSRYPRYEDTIVVDVEPVSIGENHVQFAYRFERASDGAEFGHATMVQVTITPDGAAEPITPALRDELESLGSADRRPVEIDPRPVEGDGPQFARDVTFRTPLLEAANLGYFEDYARELSITLETFLEDRGRSLRSLTDGAYPFVPVGWDMTLENSIRFEDEIAIVGRVLDADEDAIDVAYELRRESTDDVCIRADLSYGCFDGDGERVPFPAEAVELVGSG, from the coding sequence ATGGGCGAACTCCTCCGCCACAAGGTGCGGTTCGGCGAACTCTCGTACGGTCCACTCCTGCACAACGCGACGTTCTTCGACCTCCTGATCGAGGCGACGGAGGAGCTCTCCTACGAACTCGGCTACACCGTCGAGGAGATCGTCGAGGCGGGGGGGGTCCCGTACGCGCCGGTCGCGATCCACGCCGACGTCTCCCGGTACCCTCGCTACGAGGACACGATCGTCGTCGACGTCGAACCGGTCTCGATCGGGGAGAACCACGTGCAGTTCGCCTACCGGTTCGAACGGGCCTCCGACGGGGCCGAGTTCGGCCACGCCACCATGGTCCAGGTGACGATCACCCCCGACGGGGCCGCGGAGCCGATCACGCCCGCCCTCCGCGACGAGCTGGAATCGCTCGGATCGGCGGACCGCCGGCCCGTCGAGATCGACCCCCGACCCGTCGAGGGGGACGGCCCCCAGTTCGCTCGCGACGTGACGTTCAGGACGCCGCTCCTGGAGGCGGCGAACCTGGGCTACTTCGAGGACTACGCCCGGGAGCTGTCGATCACGCTCGAGACGTTCCTCGAGGACCGGGGCCGCTCGCTCCGCTCGCTGACGGACGGGGCGTACCCGTTCGTCCCGGTCGGCTGGGACATGACGTTGGAGAACTCCATCCGGTTCGAGGACGAGATCGCGATCGTCGGACGGGTGCTCGACGCAGACGAGGATGCGATCGACGTCGCCTACGAGTTGCGACGGGAGTCGACCGACGACGTCTGCATCCGGGCGGACCTCAGCTACGGCTGTTTCGACGGCGACGGCGAACGCGTCCCCTTCCCGGCCGAGGCGGTCGAACTCGTCGGCTCCGGGTGA
- a CDS encoding branched-chain amino acid ABC transporter permease, with amino-acid sequence MIALPRDEVRNVGLAAVLLALAPLPVLGSSYYQTVLVHLLVVAMFAVALNVVFGQTDQLFLFMGGLAGIGAYGTALLTDWLGITAWLTLPIAALFAGLVGLSVSWIAAKRKFTVVLISILTLNLQLVISEVLVGARDVTGGSTGFAYTYFSMSEIAEAVGLGEKLVLYYLSLLLLVCLLLAYVWLVHSNYGVAFQAIREDETAAASIGVDVVHYKVVAGFVSAFVFGLVGAFYALEAGYILPSAFAFQTVDVLVLIVLIVGGLRTTLGPVVGAGIVVAIEEILGATLTNWRTAIFGALLVFLFLYFRSGVIPAVDDRLAGIGVMSDERDDKPDDEPAG; translated from the coding sequence GTGATCGCCCTGCCACGGGACGAGGTCCGGAACGTCGGCCTCGCCGCGGTCCTGCTCGCGCTCGCGCCGCTTCCGGTGCTCGGCAGCAGTTACTACCAGACGGTCCTCGTCCACCTCCTGGTCGTCGCGATGTTCGCGGTCGCGCTCAACGTCGTCTTCGGCCAGACCGATCAGCTGTTCCTGTTCATGGGCGGGCTCGCGGGGATCGGCGCGTACGGGACGGCCCTGCTCACCGACTGGCTCGGGATCACGGCCTGGCTCACCCTCCCGATCGCGGCGCTGTTCGCCGGGCTGGTCGGCCTGTCCGTGAGCTGGATCGCCGCGAAGCGGAAGTTCACGGTGGTGCTCATCTCGATTCTCACCCTGAACCTGCAGCTCGTCATCTCGGAGGTGCTGGTCGGCGCCCGCGACGTCACCGGCGGCTCGACCGGCTTCGCGTACACGTACTTCTCGATGTCCGAGATCGCGGAGGCGGTGGGTCTCGGCGAGAAGCTCGTCCTCTACTACCTCTCGCTCCTGCTGCTCGTGTGCCTTCTCCTCGCGTACGTCTGGCTCGTCCACTCGAACTACGGGGTCGCCTTCCAGGCCATCCGCGAGGACGAGACGGCGGCCGCCTCCATCGGCGTCGACGTGGTCCACTACAAGGTCGTCGCCGGCTTCGTCAGCGCGTTCGTCTTCGGGCTCGTCGGGGCGTTCTACGCGCTGGAGGCGGGCTACATCCTCCCGAGCGCCTTCGCGTTCCAGACGGTCGACGTGCTCGTGCTCATCGTCCTGATCGTCGGCGGCCTCCGGACGACGCTCGGCCCGGTCGTGGGTGCCGGCATCGTCGTGGCCATAGAGGAGATCCTCGGCGCGACCCTCACCAACTGGCGGACCGCGATCTTCGGCGCCCTGCTCGTCTTCCTGTTCCTCTACTTCAGGAGCGGCGTCATCCCCGCGGTCGACGATCGGCTCGCCGGGATCGGCGTCATGTCCGACGAGCGCGACGACAAGCCGGACGACGAACCGGCCGGGTAA
- a CDS encoding phenylacetate--CoA ligase family protein: MRDTFRSRYNDAAHDNEHWNEHMETMSREDLDELHLRRIRRNVEYAYENVPFYREIYDDAGVEPADIRTLEDFNTKVPIIDKPELMRIQREHGGDPFRGRDPSGAEHHLYRFQTSGTTGEPLQEAITEPATKAVGDAWNYGFWRCGVRPEDTFYFAFPFGTFLGFWSAYWGARRLGATVRSGAGQSTEERVKDIVNVDPDVVVMTPTYAMYLLEKADEMGVDLADTSVRLTVHAGEKGPFVDSVRSRIEEGWGADVSDTYGQSESIYIATTMNVESGGISPVEPYYYSTVVDPATDEVIEEDGARGEHIITAHIPTAPGLTLRYRSHDIVEMYHDASDVYDTDLTWKFFKGGVLDRTDNMLTIRGTNVYPRAIEEIMTGVPGATPHYEIHVDRESGNDRMTVKMEADPELDGDGYPDLRDELRAEMQEAVGVGIDFEIQTPRSLPRYELKSRRFFDHRDQA; this comes from the coding sequence ATGCGCGACACCTTCCGATCCCGGTACAACGACGCGGCGCACGACAACGAGCACTGGAACGAGCACATGGAGACGATGTCGCGGGAGGACCTCGACGAACTCCACCTCCGTCGGATCCGGCGGAACGTCGAGTACGCCTACGAGAACGTCCCGTTCTACCGGGAGATCTACGACGACGCCGGCGTCGAACCCGCCGACATCCGGACGCTGGAGGACTTCAACACGAAGGTGCCCATCATCGACAAGCCCGAACTGATGCGCATCCAGAGGGAACACGGCGGGGACCCGTTCCGCGGCCGGGACCCCTCGGGCGCCGAACACCACCTCTACCGGTTCCAGACGAGCGGGACGACCGGCGAGCCCCTCCAGGAGGCGATCACGGAACCGGCGACGAAGGCGGTCGGCGACGCGTGGAACTACGGCTTCTGGCGGTGCGGCGTCCGGCCGGAGGACACGTTCTACTTCGCGTTCCCCTTCGGCACGTTCCTCGGCTTCTGGAGCGCGTACTGGGGCGCGCGGCGCCTGGGCGCGACCGTCAGGAGCGGCGCCGGCCAGTCCACAGAGGAGCGCGTCAAGGACATCGTGAACGTCGACCCGGACGTCGTGGTCATGACGCCGACGTACGCGATGTACCTGCTCGAGAAGGCCGACGAGATGGGGGTCGACCTGGCCGACACCAGCGTCCGACTCACCGTCCACGCGGGCGAGAAGGGTCCGTTCGTCGACTCCGTCCGGTCCCGGATCGAGGAGGGCTGGGGCGCCGACGTGTCGGACACCTACGGCCAGTCGGAGTCGATCTACATCGCGACGACGATGAACGTCGAGTCCGGCGGCATCAGCCCGGTCGAACCGTACTACTACTCGACGGTCGTCGACCCGGCGACCGACGAGGTGATCGAGGAGGACGGCGCCCGGGGCGAGCACATCATCACCGCGCACATCCCGACCGCCCCGGGGCTCACGCTCCGGTACCGGTCACACGACATCGTCGAGATGTACCACGACGCATCGGACGTCTACGACACGGACCTCACCTGGAAGTTCTTCAAGGGCGGCGTGCTGGACCGCACCGACAACATGCTCACGATCCGCGGGACGAACGTCTACCCCCGCGCGATCGAGGAGATCATGACGGGGGTTCCGGGCGCGACGCCCCACTACGAGATCCACGTCGACCGCGAGTCGGGCAACGATCGGATGACGGTGAAGATGGAGGCCGACCCCGAACTGGACGGGGACGGCTACCCCGACCTCCGGGACGAACTGCGGGCGGAGATGCAGGAGGCCGTCGGCGTCGGGATCGACTTCGAGATCCAGACGCCCCGGAGCCTCCCGCGGTACGAACTCAAGTCGCGGCGGTTCTTCGACCACCGCGACCAGGCGTAA
- a CDS encoding ABC transporter ATP-binding protein, translating into MIEATEIDVSYDGIQVIWDLSLSVPEDEGVIAIVGPNGAGKSTLLRVLSGLHPIDDGRVTLWGEDASTLEPSEIVEKGFVHVSEERNLFDEMTVRENLEMGAYTRREGLEGNVREVFELFPVLERRASQRAGSLSGGEQQMLAIGRGLMAEPKILALDEPSEGLAPQITARMFEKIEEISEEVTVLLVEQHVHRALSLAGRAYLLENGEIVTQDTGPGLLESEYVEEAYL; encoded by the coding sequence ATGATCGAGGCGACGGAGATCGACGTCTCCTACGACGGCATCCAGGTGATCTGGGACCTCTCGCTGTCCGTCCCCGAGGACGAGGGCGTGATCGCCATCGTCGGACCCAACGGCGCCGGCAAGTCGACGCTGCTGCGGGTGCTCTCGGGCCTCCACCCCATCGACGACGGTCGGGTGACGCTGTGGGGCGAGGACGCCAGCACGCTCGAGCCCTCGGAGATCGTCGAGAAGGGGTTCGTCCACGTCTCGGAGGAGCGGAACCTCTTCGACGAGATGACCGTCAGGGAGAACCTGGAGATGGGCGCGTACACCCGCCGCGAGGGGCTGGAGGGGAACGTGCGGGAGGTGTTCGAACTCTTCCCGGTGCTCGAGCGGCGCGCGTCCCAGCGGGCCGGCTCGCTCTCGGGCGGGGAACAGCAGATGCTCGCCATCGGCAGGGGGCTGATGGCCGAGCCGAAGATCCTGGCGCTGGACGAGCCCTCGGAGGGGCTCGCCCCCCAGATCACCGCCCGGATGTTCGAGAAGATCGAGGAGATCAGCGAGGAGGTGACGGTCCTGCTCGTCGAACAGCACGTCCACAGGGCGCTCTCGCTCGCCGGGCGCGCGTACCTGCTGGAGAACGGCGAGATCGTCACCCAGGACACGGGTCCCGGCCTCCTCGAGTCCGAGTACGTCGAGGAGGCGTACCTGTAG
- a CDS encoding amidohydrolase family protein has product MSSSVKRLDPDAEVPEEAFEEYIVDMDFHVNPVEDELLAYVEDDRALDKLTTEFGATPIAGKWDAAYGIEEGQEGLFTQGRAKYAEDVREACEGIAVDEPIVNPGINNLTLQHHPVLKNAVCQAANDYMLDNFVDEGMYTAMMVPKWDPEYAVAEIDRVASEDGIVAAYSWFDPKVPWGNERFDPVFEKLVEHDLPLLLHGSLAYWPQHSYVGDDMLTWTEVLGFDWPLHGMVNVVNMIMRGVFDEFPDLNVVFQEAGHWWSPFLRYRMDEFYEMHPDDVQITPRKMESGERYLQQAPSEYLRENVYLCTQPFALPRNSGEARKLLDLSLADEMFTYSSDWPHQTLDPPTWFYTSNAFDDDLREHVLSGNATEILNI; this is encoded by the coding sequence ATGTCATCGTCGGTCAAACGGCTCGATCCGGACGCGGAGGTCCCCGAGGAGGCCTTCGAGGAGTACATCGTCGACATGGACTTCCACGTCAACCCCGTGGAGGACGAGTTGCTGGCGTACGTCGAGGACGACCGGGCGCTCGACAAACTGACGACCGAGTTCGGGGCGACCCCCATCGCCGGCAAGTGGGACGCGGCCTACGGAATCGAGGAGGGTCAGGAGGGCCTGTTCACCCAGGGCCGGGCGAAGTACGCGGAGGACGTCCGGGAGGCCTGCGAGGGGATCGCGGTCGACGAACCGATCGTCAACCCGGGCATCAACAACCTCACCCTCCAGCACCACCCCGTGCTGAAGAACGCCGTCTGTCAGGCGGCGAACGACTACATGCTCGACAACTTCGTCGACGAGGGGATGTACACGGCGATGATGGTGCCCAAGTGGGACCCGGAGTACGCGGTAGCCGAAATCGACCGGGTCGCCTCGGAGGACGGAATCGTCGCCGCCTACTCGTGGTTCGACCCGAAGGTACCGTGGGGGAACGAGCGGTTCGACCCCGTCTTCGAGAAACTCGTCGAGCACGACCTCCCGCTGCTGCTCCACGGGTCGCTCGCGTACTGGCCCCAGCACTCCTACGTCGGCGACGACATGCTGACCTGGACCGAGGTGCTCGGCTTCGACTGGCCGCTCCACGGGATGGTGAACGTCGTCAACATGATCATGCGCGGGGTGTTCGACGAGTTCCCCGACCTGAACGTGGTCTTCCAGGAGGCCGGCCACTGGTGGAGCCCGTTCCTGCGCTACCGGATGGACGAGTTCTACGAGATGCACCCCGACGACGTCCAGATCACCCCGCGGAAGATGGAGTCCGGCGAGCGGTACCTCCAACAGGCCCCCAGCGAGTACCTCCGGGAGAACGTCTACCTCTGTACCCAGCCGTTCGCGCTGCCGAGAAACTCCGGGGAGGCGCGGAAACTGCTCGACCTGTCGCTCGCGGACGAGATGTTCACCTACTCCAGCGACTGGCCCCACCAGACGCTGGACCCGCCGACGTGGTTCTACACCTCGAACGCGTTCGACGACGACCTCCGGGAGCACGTTTTGAGCGGCAACGCGACCGAGATCCTGAACATCTAG